In the Arcobacter sp. F155 genome, one interval contains:
- a CDS encoding peptidase U32 family protein, producing the protein MKKDNKVELLSPAGNLEKLKIAFAYGADAVYGGVSHFSLRIRSGKEFSFETFKEGIDYAHARGKQVYATINGFPFNSQIDLLKKHIIKMAELEPDAFIVAAPGVVRLCRELAPQIPIHLSTQANVLNYLDAQVFWDMGVRRIIAAREISLKDVQEIKKHLPEMEIEIFVHGSMCFAYSGRCLVSAVQMGRVPNRGSCANDCRFEYTLYAANEDHSTLFRLEEEPGVGTYIFNAKDMNLASHVDEILESGAVDSIKIEGRTKSPYYAAVTAYAYRKAIDDFEAGKFEADKYQEELATTKNRGFTDAYLVHRPFDRTNTQNHEYALSKGSYEVSGLITEDEEHFMCKYKTYPNDEIEIFAPIGTPIEEVENEIGKIYKKEDGKFYVSFKKILTETNKELESVHSGNTNKIKLPGKLPYLTMLRVKNEEEQSNSCEGACNS; encoded by the coding sequence ATGAAAAAAGATAATAAAGTAGAATTGCTTTCACCAGCAGGTAATTTAGAGAAATTAAAAATTGCTTTTGCCTATGGTGCTGATGCAGTTTATGGTGGTGTTAGCCACTTTAGTTTAAGAATCAGAAGTGGAAAAGAGTTTAGCTTTGAAACTTTTAAAGAGGGTATTGATTATGCCCATGCAAGAGGTAAACAAGTTTATGCAACTATCAATGGTTTTCCTTTTAACTCTCAAATAGACTTATTAAAAAAACATATTATTAAAATGGCAGAGTTAGAACCAGATGCATTTATTGTAGCAGCACCAGGAGTTGTAAGACTTTGTAGAGAACTTGCTCCTCAAATACCAATTCATTTATCAACACAAGCAAATGTATTAAACTATTTAGATGCCCAAGTATTTTGGGATATGGGTGTTAGAAGAATAATTGCAGCTAGAGAAATATCTTTAAAAGATGTTCAAGAGATTAAAAAACATTTACCAGAGATGGAAATAGAGATTTTTGTACACGGTTCTATGTGTTTTGCTTATTCAGGAAGATGTTTAGTATCTGCTGTACAAATGGGAAGAGTTCCAAACAGAGGTTCATGTGCAAATGACTGTAGATTTGAATATACTTTATATGCAGCAAATGAAGACCATAGTACACTATTTAGACTTGAAGAAGAACCAGGTGTGGGAACATATATCTTTAATGCAAAAGATATGAACCTAGCTTCTCATGTAGATGAAATTTTAGAAAGTGGCGCAGTTGATTCTATTAAGATTGAAGGTAGAACAAAATCTCCATATTATGCAGCAGTTACAGCATACGCCTATAGAAAAGCAATTGATGATTTTGAAGCTGGAAAATTTGAAGCAGACAAGTATCAAGAAGAGCTTGCAACTACAAAAAATAGAGGGTTTACTGATGCTTATTTAGTACATAGACCTTTTGATAGAACAAATACACAAAACCATGAATATGCTTTAAGTAAAGGAAGCTATGAGGTAAGTGGACTTATTACAGAAGATGAAGAACACTTTATGTGTAAATATAAAACTTATCCAAATGATGAGATTGAAATTTTTGCTCCTATAGGCACTCCTATTGAGGAAGTAGAAAATGAAATAGGAAAAATCTATAAAAAAGAAGATGGTAAGTTTTATGTATCATTTAAAAAGATTTTAACTGAAACAAATAAAGAGTTAGAATCTGTTCATAGTGGAAATACAAATAAAATAAAACTTCCAGGAAAACTTCCTTATTTAACAATGCTTAGAGTTAAAAATGAAGAAGAACAAAGTAATTCTTGTGAAGGTGCTTGTAATAGTTAA